One part of the Dermacentor silvarum isolate Dsil-2018 chromosome 6, BIME_Dsil_1.4, whole genome shotgun sequence genome encodes these proteins:
- the LOC119455104 gene encoding uncharacterized protein LOC119455104: protein MDSEAQRIMLSIIQGKSPSSTEAAVLSTYATQKQASLMIPETSIPDAVLRTSSAANKQIPASDGGCMEAGPSCIPTGGGGTDVILQRSLSCITPAPNNGKAQAQARLSGIRKGGGGECLSV from the exons ATGGATTCTGAAGCCCAGCGCATTATGCTTTCTATTATTCAGGGCAAGTCGCCGTCTTCAACAGAAG CGGCTGTTCTGTCCACTTATGCTACCCAAAAGCAAGCAAGTCTGATGATACCAGAGACCAGCATCCCAG ATGCAGTGCTGCGTACCAGTTCGGCTGCCAATAAGCAAATACCAGCAAGTGATGGAGGGTGCATGGAGGCTGGACCATCATGCATTCCAACTGGGGGTG GTGGTACAGATGTAATCCTGCAAAGAAGTTTGTCATGCATTACACCAGCACCAAATAACGGGAAGGCGCAAGCTCAGGCGAGACTATCGGGCATCAGGAAAGGAGGTGGTGGTGAGTGCCTCAGCGTTTAG